The genomic DNA TTGCCTTTTATTACAATCAAAAAACTCTTTATTATAAATCAAATATTTCAGCTAAAACCTCATCTAACTCTAGAAACAATCCCTTTAAAGCAGCCGAAACATCTTTATAAAAAGCCAAATTGGACCCTTCGATTACTTTATCTGAGAAATCAACTACATACTTACCAATATAATTGTACAAGACGGTAAAAAGCGTAGCAAGAGTATTTATAAAATTTTCATTCTTTTTTTTCATATCAATAATTTTATTTATAAGACCAGAACAAAATTCCAATATAATATATACGTGATCCACTACCTCTTTTATATCTTCTTTTAAAGCAAAACCTTCATTGTTCATCATATCTCTTAATGCAACTGTAGTTTCGCCCATTAATAGCTTTTCCTCTTCCAGATAATATGAAGCGTAAGGCACAGCGACAACACCACCATAATTTGATACAAAAAGTCTTACATATTCAGCTTCCATATCCACCTGACCAGGCAACTCAGGTAAATGCCCTACATAATCTTCAAAAAAATCTTGAAAAACAGGTAAAGCCTCTTTTATCCTCTCATATATTTCTTTATCTGGATATCGATAACAAAGAGATAAAAAGAAAAAAACAGACGATAAACTTTCAAGTCCTAACTGATCAGGATTTAACCTTTCATATGGAATACTTTCAAAATTACCTTTAAGTAAATTTGTTTTCAACACAGTAAAATCAATCAAAATGCACCTCATTCATTTATACTTTTTAATATATTAATAATTTGATTTTTGTTTGTAAAGACTTTTTTTGTATACAATATGCAATTTTTTATTAACATCGTTTTATGAAAAATTTTGCTAATAGTATCAAGCATCCCAATGTTATTAAAAAAACGTACCATCCATAATGTCTATAAATTAAAATTGGTAAAAACGATCCAATACTTCCACCTAAATAATAGAATGATACATACAATCCATTTACAACACCTTTGTGCTTATCAGCCAACTTGTTTAAAAAACCTGAAACAAGAGAGTGAATGGTAAACATTCCACCGCAGAAAAAAAACATACCTATGAAAAATATTAAGCTACTTTCTATCGACAATATAAGCAATGAAACAAGATAAAGTGTAGCACCTGCAAGGGCTGCATTTCTAACTGAACCTTTAAATATTTTAACAATTTTGGTAGAGTTTAATGAAGCTACAATTCCAAGCATATAACCACTATACATCACACCTGTTTTAAACTCCCCAATATTTGTTGATATCTCCTTCATGCGAAAAGGTAAAGCATTTAAGAGTGCTGCAAATACAAAAAATACACAGAAAATTGAAAAATAATAGTACAAAAAAACTTTCTTTGACAAAACATCTTTAAAGACAGACAAATTGATTTTGTTTACCTTGACTTTTTCATCTTTTTTTAACTTAAAAATCAAAACAGATGAAAAAATTAGGCTCATACTTAAAAATAAAAACACATAACGCCATCCAAAAATACTCGATATCAATCCCGCAATAAATCTGCCAAAAAAACCTCCCATAATAGTACTTGCAATATAGTAAGACATTATCCTCTGAACAGAATCAAGACTTGATATTAAAGAAATATAAGTCATTAGCGCTGTAAGTATTGCTGGTATAAATAGCCCTTGAAATAATCTAGCCAAAAGTATTAATGAAAAGTCAGATGCAAAATAAATTATCAACTCACTAAAGGCCAACAAGCCAGTTGCAACTAACAGTAATTTCTTCGCAGAAAATTTCTCAAGGATATAGCCATAAAATAGAGGCGCAATGGCAAGAGGAATTAAAGTTATTGTTATTAAAAGAGATGATTTATCTTCTGTAACTGAAAATTCATTTGAAAAAATTGGAAGTAGTGGCTGAGGAGCATACAGAGCCGAAAAAGTCATAATTGTAACAAAGGAAACAATAAAAATATATCTTTTATTCATAAACGTACTATAAATTCATTTACAGGATTTATCAACATTTTATCACTTATATGTTCAATGTTCA from Deferribacter autotrophicus includes the following:
- a CDS encoding MFS transporter, with product MNKRYIFIVSFVTIMTFSALYAPQPLLPIFSNEFSVTEDKSSLLITITLIPLAIAPLFYGYILEKFSAKKLLLVATGLLAFSELIIYFASDFSLILLARLFQGLFIPAILTALMTYISLISSLDSVQRIMSYYIASTIMGGFFGRFIAGLISSIFGWRYVFLFLSMSLIFSSVLIFKLKKDEKVKVNKINLSVFKDVLSKKVFLYYYFSIFCVFFVFAALLNALPFRMKEISTNIGEFKTGVMYSGYMLGIVASLNSTKIVKIFKGSVRNAALAGATLYLVSLLILSIESSLIFFIGMFFFCGGMFTIHSLVSGFLNKLADKHKGVVNGLYVSFYYLGGSIGSFLPILIYRHYGWYVFLITLGCLILLAKFFIKRC
- a CDS encoding TorD/DmsD family molecular chaperone codes for the protein MIDFTVLKTNLLKGNFESIPYERLNPDQLGLESLSSVFFFLSLCYRYPDKEIYERIKEALPVFQDFFEDYVGHLPELPGQVDMEAEYVRLFVSNYGGVVAVPYASYYLEEEKLLMGETTVALRDMMNNEGFALKEDIKEVVDHVYIILEFCSGLINKIIDMKKKNENFINTLATLFTVLYNYIGKYVVDFSDKVIEGSNLAFYKDVSAALKGLFLELDEVLAEIFDL